The following proteins are encoded in a genomic region of Ostrinia nubilalis chromosome 1, ilOstNubi1.1, whole genome shotgun sequence:
- the LOC135076332 gene encoding uncharacterized protein LOC135076332 — translation MEVARLKRTRRPVRSVLVRNCIVTLDRTDGGGSVAGVVPVGQLDGSLLLATSALLVYSARKKVARLKRTRRPVRSVLLTNSTNELGKELKTQLELRGCYVHTASDEMVRRLSSDASAAISASYPSDNISETKVDALVVVGAFSQPKLGGLQGMAKLVSEDVYHNLKLLEGLSALVSRGGCVAWACAGAVASASGAEDAFDTVLRANLHHVAKTARCEAVWVGRCDSAAAAAERVTDALLFSGDATLASRFSIRNAANKAGEYVGRWLKIAT, via the exons ATGGAGGTGGCCCGGCTCAAGAGGACACGGAGGCCAGTCCGGAGTGTCTTGGTAAGGAACTGTATAGTAACGCTAGATAGAACTGATGGTGGAGGGAGCGTCGCTGGCGTGGTGCCTGTTGGCCAACTGGACGGTTCCCTGCTGCTTGCCACCTCGGCCCTCCTCGTTTACTCCGCGAGGAAGAAGGTGGCCCGGCTCAAGAGGACACGGAGGCCAGTCCGGAGTGTCTTG TTAACAAACTCTACAAACGAATTAGGCAAAGAGTTGAAGACACAGCTGGAATTGCGCGGCTGCTACGTCCACACCGCGAGCGACGAGATGGTTCGCCGCTTGTCGAGCGACGCGAGCGCAGCGATCTCTGCGAGCTATCCGAGTGACAACATAAGCGAAACAAAG gttGACGCTTTGGTCGTGGTCGGTGCTTTCTCGCAGCCGAAGTTGGGAGGACTACAGGGAATGGCGAAATTAGTCAGTGAAGATGTATACCATAATTTAAAg TTGCTTGAAGGCCTGTCGGCGCTAGTATCGCGCGGCGGGTGCGTGGCCTGGGCATGCGCGGGCGCAGTGGCAAGCGCGAGCGGCGCTGAAGACGCGTTCGACACGGTTCTTAGAGCGAACCTCCATCACGTCGCTAAAAC TGCACGTTGCGAAGCGGTGTGGGTAGGCCGATGCGACAGCGCTGCGGCGGCGGCTGAACGTGTGACGGACGCACTGCTATTTAGCGGTGACGCTACACTTGCCTCTAGATTCTCTATAAG AAATGCAGCTAACAAAGCTGGAGAATACGTCGGCCGATGGTTGAAGATCGCCACTTGA